One segment of Triticum aestivum cultivar Chinese Spring chromosome 2A, IWGSC CS RefSeq v2.1, whole genome shotgun sequence DNA contains the following:
- the LOC123188601 gene encoding ankyrin repeat domain-containing protein 13B, with the protein MAGVDAARYAQSPAHHAVAMQDHAALRRVLDALPQARKPEEIRTEADSIAEEVRAEAVSAILDRRDVPGRETPLHLAVRFGDAAAAEMLMAAGADWSLQNEHGWSALQEAICAREEALARVIVRHYQPLAWAKWCRRLPRVVAAMRRMRDFYMEITFHFESSVIPFISRIAPSDTYRVWKRGANLRADMTLAGFDGFKIQRSDQTILFLGEGSEDGKVPPGSLCMINHKDKEVMNALEGAGAPASEAEVQQEVTAMSQTNIFRPGIDVTQAVLLPQVTWRRQERTEAVGLWKAKVYDMHHVMVSVKSRRVPGAMTDEEFFSACNENDTESEGFDDVLTDEEKRQLESALKMDSSDAVGDSQSDTFVGPRHSCFEPREREIPIEDLSISGNGESKHDKKGWFSNWGKRGQTGISKLEMTKKMAPPRSSLCVDEKVSDLRLASPSNVQTKPGRHSVDIVRRDENRNGKEKDCRKLATSENGHRRKESSKESEYKKGLRPVLWLSPNFPLRTEELLPLLDILANKVKAIRRLRDLLTTKLPPETFPVKVAIPVVPTIRVLVTFTKFEELQPLEEFSTPPSSPDNCKSPGAQTSSSSWVQWIKAPYRQNFSTAQGPSNRVEDIQDPFVIPADYAWTTPGEKKKRTQENKNKSKKGRTAS; encoded by the exons ATGGCTGGCGTTGACGCGGCGAGGTATGCGCAGAGCCCAGCGCACCACGCCGTGGCGATGCAGGACCACGCTGCCCTTCGCCGCGTGCTAGACGCGCTCCCGCAGGCTCGGAAGCCCGAGGAGATCCGGACGGAGGCGGACTCCATCGCCGAGGAGGTGCGAGCGGAGGCTGTCTCGGCCATCCTCGACCGGCGTGACGTCCCTGGGCGCGAGACCCCGCTCCACCTCGCCGTCCGCTTCGGCGACGCGGCGGCAGCTGAGATGCTCATGGCGGCGGGGGCCGACTGGAGCCTGCAGAACGAGCATGGCTGGAGCGCGCTCCAGGAGGCTATCTGCGCGCGTGAGGAGGCGCTCGCACGCGTCATCGTGCGCCACTACCAGCCTCTCGCCTGGGCCAAATGGTGCCGCCGCCTGCCCCGTGTTGTCGCCGCCATGCGCCGGATGCGCGACTTCTACATGGAAATCACATTCCACTTCGAGAGCTCCGTCATTCCCTTCATCTCCCGCATCGCGCCCTCGGATACCTACAGGGTCTGGAAGCGCGGGGCCAACCTCCGTGCGGACATGACGCTTGCAGGCTTCGATGGCTTCAAGATCCAGCGCTCTGACCAGACTATTCTGTTTCTTGGGGAGGGCTCGGAGGACGGCAAGGTGCCACCAGGGTCCTTGTGCATGATTAACCACAAAGATAAGGAGGTGATGAACGCGCTTGAAGGTGCTGGCGCGCCGGCCTCCGAGGCAGAGGTCCAGCAGGAGGTCACCGCAATGTCACAGACGAATATCTTCCGTCCGGGGATAGATGTCACTCAAGCAGTGCTGCTTCCACAGGTCACATGGCGGCGGCAGGAGAGGACAGAGGCTGTTGGCTTGTGGAAGGCTAAGGTGTATGACATGCACCATGTTATGGTGAGTGTTAAGTCAAGGAGGGTTCCTGGTGCTATGACGGATGAGGAATTCTTTTCAGCTTGCAATGAGAATGATACTGAGAGTGAGGGGTTCGATGATGTACTGACTGACGAGGAGAAGAGGCAGCTGGAATCTGCGCTTAAGATGGATTCTTCAGATGCTGTTGGTGACAGCCAGTCCGACACCTTTGTAGGTCCTAGGCATAGTTGCTTTGAGCCAAGGGAGAGGGAAATACCAATTGAGGATTTGAGCATCTCTGGAAATGGGGAGAGTAAGCATGATAAGAAAGGTTGGTTTAGTAATTGGGGAAAGAGGGGTCAAACTGGCATTAGTAAACTAGAGATGACAAAGAAGATGGCACCTCCAAGAAGTTCGCTCTGTGTAGATGAGAAGGTTAGCGACCTCCGCCTTGCATCTCCATCAAATGTACAAACTAAACCAGGAAGACATTCAGTGGATATAGTGAGAAGGGATGAGAACAGAAATGGCAAGGAAAAGGACTGTCGTAAACTTGCAACTTCTGAGAATGGACATAGGCGCAAAGAAAGTAGCAAAGAAAGTGAGTATAAGAAAGGTCTAAGGCCTGTTCTTTGGTTGTCCCCTAATTTCCCTCTGAGGACTGAGGAGCTCTTGCCACTACTTGATATTCTTGCAAACAAGGTGAAGGCAATCCGTCGTTTGAGGGATCTACTCACCACAAAACTGCCTCCAGAAACTTTTCCAGTCAAG GTTGCCATTCCAGTTGTACCCACAATCAGGGTTCTTGTGACATTCACAAAGTTTGAAGAGCTACAGCCATTAGAAGAGTTCAGCACACCTCCTTCCAGCCCTGACAATTGCAAGAGCCCAGGAGCCCAGACGTCTTCAAGCTCCTGGGTTCAGTGGATCAAGGCTCCTTACCGCCAGAACTTCTCGACAGCACAAGGTCCCAGCAACCGTGTGGAGGACATCCAAGACCCCTTTGTTATCCCTGCTGATTATGCCTGGACTACGCCAGGAGAGAAGAAAAAGAGGACACAAGAAAACAAGAACAAGTCAAAGAAAGGCAGAACCGCGTCTTAG